The Cucumis melo cultivar AY chromosome 5, USDA_Cmelo_AY_1.0, whole genome shotgun sequence genome has a segment encoding these proteins:
- the LOC103485817 gene encoding dynamin-related protein 4C-like isoform X1 has product MYGKRKKLKKQGDIFILFLHPKPKASNPQSLSLYNHNRNNPFTSASKQITIFIFLFPVSSNLACRQRMAQYSNGSSSVHQGESSCLSHSVSVPPLIISYNDRIRPLLDAVDKLRHLMIMREGIQLPTIVVVGDQSSGKSSVLESLAGISLPRGQGICTRVPLIMRLQNHPDPEPELVLEYNGKKIHTDESFIAEDICTATEEIAGSGKGISKAPLTLIVKKNGVPDLTMVDLPGITRVPVKDQPEDIYDQIKDIIMEHIKPEESIILNVLSATVDFPTCESIRMSQSVDKTGMRTLAVVTKSDKAPEGLHEKVTTDDVSIGLGYVCVRNRIGNETYEEARVAEAKLFSTHPLLSKIDKSVVGIPVLAQKLVQIQAGSIARCMPEVIKQINEKLATNIAELNKMPKKLSTVAEAMTTFMQIIGQAKESLRKILLRGEYDEFPNDEKMHSTARMVEMINQFSNELHKCIGTDDTANFLIEEIKVLEESRGIGLPNFLPRAAFLSILQRKVNLISNLPVEFVMKVWDYIQVIVLAVLMHHSEHYPQLQQPIRRAGKSVVERMKDRSISWITEVVEMEKLTDYTCDAAYTTEWNKLMTQQQTFLNQVLVSDYRPATVFLEGFGKIEVGNLWEHPDVLQQAFDLKMRMTAYWKIVLRRMVDSTALYLQYGVQNLVNKEIEKETIGELMSPSGGGIERLLEESPSLSVKREKLKKSIKLLKESKDIVGSIVDSVSVSYSDQ; this is encoded by the exons ATGTAcgggaaaaggaaaaagttaaaaaagcAAGGAGACATATTCATACTCTTCCTTCACCCGAAACCCAAAGCTTCAAACCCCCAATCTCTTTCTCTATATAATCACAATCGAAATAATCCCTTTACTTCTGCTTCAAAACAAATCACCatcttcatctttctcttcCCCGTGTCTTCAAATTT AGCCTGCAGGCAAAGAATGGCACAGTACAGTAATGGTAGCTCATCTGTTCATCAAGGAGAATCAAGCTGCCTCAGCCATTCAGTATCGGTTCCACCCCTGATCATCTCCTACAATGATCGCATTCGTCCTCTCCTTGATGCTGTTGACAAGCTTCGTCACCTCATGATCATGAGAGAAGGCATCCAACTGCCTACCATAGTTGTTGTTGGTGATCAGTCATCCGGTAAGTCAAGTGTCCTCGAGTCGTTGGCTGGGATCAGCCTACCTCGAGGTCAGGGCATCTGCACCAGGGTCCCTCTGATAATGAGGCTCCAAAACCATCCTGATCCCGAACCCGAGCTTGTTTTGGAGTACAATGGGAAAAAGATCCACACCGACGAATCCTTCATTGCTGAAGACATCTGTACAGCTACAGAGGAGATTGCTGGCAGTGGCAAAGGAATATCGAAAGCGCCATTGACTTTGATTGTGAAGAAAAATGGTGTTCCTGATCTTACAATGGTTGATCTCCCTGGAATTACAAGAGTGCCTGTTAAAGATCAGCCTGAAGACATTTATGACCAAATAAAAGATATAATCATGGAACATATCAAGCCAGAAGAGAGCATCATCTTGAATGTCTTGTCTGCGACGGTTGATTTTCCAACTTGTGAATCGATACGGATGTCTCAAAGTGTCGACAAGACGGGAATGAGAACGTTGGCAGTTGTGACTAAGTCTGACAAGGCACCAGAAGGCCTACACGAGAAGGTCACCACGGATGATGTCAGTATCGGCCTTGGTTATGTTTGCGTTAGGAACCGAATTGGCAATGAGACATATGAGGAAGCTCGGGTTGCAGAAGCCAAATTGTTTTCAACTCATCCTCTTCTCTCCAAAATTGACAAATCTGTTGTGGGCATTCCAGTCTTGGCTCAGAAGTTGGTGCAAATTCAAGCAG GTAGCATAGCAAGATGCATGCCGGAAGTGATCAAGCAAATTAATGAGAAGTTAGCTACAAATATTGCTGAGCTCAACAAGATGCCGAAGAAACTATCGACAGTTGCTGAGGCAATGACAACATTTATGCAGATCATTGGACAAGCGAAAGAGTCCCTTCGAAAAATTCTCCTTCGGGGAGAGTATGATGAGTTTCCCAATGATGAAAAGATGCATTCGACAGCCAGGATGGTTGAAATGATCAATCAGTTCTCTAATGAGCTTCACAAGTGCATCGGAACTGACGACACTGCCAACTTTCTAATAGAAGAGATCAAAGTCTTGGAGGAATCCAGAGGCATTGGACTTCCCAATTTTCTCCCCCGAGCCGCCTTCCTCTCGATTCTGCAGAGGAAAGTGAACTTAATATCAAATTTACCTGTTGAGTTTGTGATGAAAGTTTGGGATTACATTCAGGTCATTGTCCTTGCCGTGTTGATGCACCATTCTGAACACTATCCACAGCTCCAGCAGCCCATCAGACGAGCAGGGAAAAGTGTCGTCGAAAGGATGAAAGATCGATCGATCAGTTGGATAACAGAGGTTGTAGAAATGGAGAAGCTCACCGACTACACCTGTGATGCAGCATACACAACAGAATGGAACAAGCTCATGACCCAGCAACAGACATTCTTAAATCAGGTGCTGGTAAGTGATTACCGCCCAGCTACTGTGTTCCTCGAGGGGTTTGGAAAAATCGAAGTTGGGAATTTGTGGGAGCATCCAGACGTTCTTCAGCAGGCTTTTGATCTGAAGATGAGGATGACAGCATACTGGAAGATTGTATTGAGGAGAATGGTGGACAGCACGGCACTGTACTTGCAGTACGGTGTGCAGAATCTGGTGAACAAGGAGATCGAGAAGGAGACAATCGGGGAGCTGATGAGTCCGTCTGGGGGCGGGATCGAGAGGTTGTTGGAGGAGTCACCATCGTTGTCAGTGAAAAGGGAGAAGCTGAAGAAGAGTATCAAGTTACTAAAGGAATCCAAGGACATTGTTGGGAGCATTGTGGATTCTGTTTCTGTCTCTTACAGTGATCAGTGA
- the LOC103485816 gene encoding sugar transport protein 10-like, translated as MAGGGFVSQGGGTHYEGGVNSFVIVTCLVAAMGGLIFGYDLGISGGVTSMEHFLKLFFPSVYEQQAKASGGNQYCKFDSQLLTLFTSSLYLAALVASFLASAVTRAFGRKMSMLTGGSVFLVGSILNGAAVNVEMLIIGRLLLGVGVGFANQSVPVYLSEMAPAKIRGALNIGFQMAITIGILVANLVNYGTAQIKDGWGWRLSLALAAVPAIMMTIGAFFLPDTPNSILERGDMEKARQMLKKIRGLDNVDEEFQDLVDACEASKKVQHPWKNIMQPKYRPQLVICCVIPFFQQLTGINVITFYAPVLYKTLGFGDSASLMSAVISGAVNVLATIVSIVTVDKFGRKFLFLEGGIQMFICQIAVGSMIWKNFGVNGEGSMQGGIDADILLALICVYVAGFAWSWGPLGWLVPSEICPLEIRSAGQAINVSVNMLWTFVIGQLFLSMLCHMKFGLFYFFAGFVALMTIFIYWFLPETKNVPIEEMNRVWKAHWFWGKFIPEDAVIGHHVSMEPYGKGV; from the exons atggcaGGAGGTGGATTTGTTTCGCAAGGTGGTGGTACACACTATGAAGGAGGTGTCAATAGTTTTGTTATTGTCACTTGTCTGGTTGCCGCGATGGGTGGTCTCATCTTTGGATATGATCTTGGAATTTCTG GAGGGGTGACTTCAATGGAACATTTCCTCAAGCTGTTTTTTCCATCAGTTTATGAACAACAAGCCAAGGCATCTGGAGGGAACCAATACTGCAAGTTTGACAGCCAGTTACTCACGTTATTCACATCTTCACTATACTTGGCAGCACTAGTTGCTTCTTTCCTTGCTTCAGCAGTAACCAGGGCATTTGGAAGGAAAATGTCAATGCTCACTGGGGGTTCAGTGTTTTTGGTGGGTTCAATCTTAAACGGTGCTGCTGTCAATGTTGAAATGCTAATCATCGGCCGTTTGTTACTTGGTGTTGGTGTTGGCTTTGCCAATCAG TCTGTTCCAGTATATCTGTCAGAAATGGCACCAGCAAAGATTCGAGGAGCCCTAAATATCGGTTTCCAAATGGCCATTACCATAGGCATTCTAGTTGCAAATCTTGTTAACTATGGAACGGCTCAAATTAAAGATGGTTGGGGTTGGAGGCTTTCTTTAGCTCTTGCAGCAGTTCCAGCAATAATGATGACCATTGGAGCATTCTTTCTACCTGACACTCCTAACTCAATCCTTGAGCGAGGTGACATGGAGAAGGCTCGACAAATGCTGAAAAAAATTCGAGGTTTGGATAATGTGGACGAGGAATTTCAAGATCTTGTTGATGCGTGCGAGGCTTCAAAGAAAGTGCAACACCCATGGAAGAACATCATGCAACCAAAATATAGGCCTCAACTTGTCATTTGCTGCGTCATCCCATTCTTCCAACAGCTTACAGGAATCAATGTGATTACATTTTATGCTCCTGTTCTTTATAAAACTCTAGGTTTTGGTGATAGTGCGTCACTTATGTCTGCTGTTATATCCGGTGCCGTTAATGTCCTTGCAACAATCGTATCTATTGTTACGGTCGACAAGTTTGGTCGAAAGTTTTTGTTCCTTGAAGGAGGCATTCAAATGTTCATCTGCCAG ATAGCAGTGGGAAGCATGATTTGGAAAAACTTTGGAGTCAATGGTGAAGGATCAATGCAAGGAGGTATTGATGCGGACATCCTATTGGCTCTAATCTGCGTATATGTGGCAGGATTTGCATGGTCTTGGGGCCCGCTGGGTTGGTTGGTACCAAGTGAAATCTGCCCCCTAGAGATCCGATCAGCTGGACAAGCGATAAATGTGTCTGTGAACATGCTTTGGACATTTGTCATTGGTCAATTGTTCCTGTCGATGCTTTGCCACATGAAGTTCGGTCTCTTCTATTTCTTTGCAGGGTTTGTGGCGCTTATGACCATTTTCATTTACTGGTTCTTGCCTGAGACCAAGAACGTACCAATTGAGGAAATGAACAGAGTGTGGAAGGCACATTGGTTTTGGGGGAAGTTCATTCCAGAAGATGCAGTGATTGGTCATCATGTTAGCATGGAGCCGTATGGCAAAGGAGTCTGA
- the LOC103485814 gene encoding sugar transport protein 10-like, with protein sequence MAGGGFVSQGGGTHHEGNVNTFVIITCLVAAMGGLIFGYDLGISGGVTSMEHFLKQFFPSVYEQEAKASGGNQYCKFDSQLLTLFTSSLYLAALVASFFASIVTRAFGRKMSMLTGGLVFLVGSILNGAAVNVEMLIIGRLLLGVGVGFANQSVPVYLSEMAPPKIRGALNIGFQMAITIGILVANLVNYGTAQIKDGWGWRLSLALAAVPAIMMTVGAFFLPDTPNSILERGDMEKARQMLKKIRGLENVDGEFQELVDACEAAKKVQHPWKNIMQPRYRPQLVICCVIPFFQQLTGINVITFYAPVLYKTLGFGDSASLMSAVISGAVNVLATIVSIVTVDKFGRKFLFLEGGAQMFISQVAVGSMIWKTFGVNGEGSMSGGVEADILLALICVYVAGFAWSWGPLGWLVPSEICPLEIRSAGQAINVSVNMLWTFVIGQLFLSMLCHMKFGLFYFFAGFVALMTIFIYWFLPETKNVPIEEMNRVWKAHWFWGKFIPEDAVIGPHVSMEPFGKGV encoded by the exons ATGGCGGGAGGTGGATTTGTTTCTCAAGGTGGTGGAACGCACCACGAGGGAAATGTAAATACTTTTGTTATTATCACTTGTTTGGTTGCTGCAATGGGCGGTCTCATCTTTGGATATGATCTTGGAATTTCTG GAGGGGTGACTTCAATGGAACATTTCCTCAAGCAGTTTTTTCCATCAGTTTATGAACAAGAAGCCAAGGCATCTGGAGGGAACCAATACTGCAAGTTTGACAGCCAGTTACTCACACTATTTACATCTTCACTATACTTGGCAGCACTAGTCGCTTCTTTCTTTGCTTCAATAGTAACCAGGGCATTTGGAAGGAAAATGTCAATGCTCACTGGGGGTTTAGTGTTTTTGGTGGGTTCGATCTTAAATGGTGCTGCCGTCAATGTTGAAATGCTAATCATCGGTCGTTTGTTACTTGGTGTTGGTGTTGGCTTTGCCAATCAG TCTGTTCCAGTTTATCTATCGGAAATGGCACCTCCAAAGATTCGAGGAGCTCTAAATATCGGTTTCCAAATGGCCATTACCATAGGCATTCTAGTCGCAAATCTTGTTAACTATGGAACGGCTCAAATTAAAGATGGTTGGGGTTGGAGGCTTTCTTTGGCTCTTGCAGCAGTTCCAGCAATAATGATGACCGTTGGTGCATTCTTTCTACCTGACACTCCTAACTCAATCCTCGAGCGAGGCGACATGGAGAAGGCACGGCAGATGTTGAAAAAAATTCGAGGGTTGGAAAATGTGGATGGGGAATTTCAAGAACTCGTTGATGCATGTGAGGCAGCAAAGAAAGTGCAACACCCATGGAAGAACATCATGCAACCAAGATACAGGCCTCAACTTGTCATTTGCTGCGTCATCCCATTCTTCCAACAGCTTACAGGAATCAATGTGATTACATTTTATGCTCCTGTTCTCTACAAAACTCTGGGTTTTGGTGACAGTGCTTCACTTATGTCTGCTGTTATATCCGGTGCTGTTAATGTCCTTGCAACAATCGTATCTATTGTCACAGTTGACAAGTTTGGTCGAAAATTTTTGTTTCTCGAAGGAGGTGCCCAAATGTTCATCTCCCAG GTTGCAGTTGGAAGCATGATATGGAAGACCTTCGGAGTTAATGGTGAAGGATCAATGTCAGGAGGAGTAGAAGCAGACATCCTATTGGCTCTAATCTGCGTATATGTGGCAGGATTTGCATGGTCTTGGGGCCCATTGGGTTGGTTAGTACCAAGTGAAATCTGCCCGCTAGAGATCCGATCAGCTGGACAAGCGATAAATGTGTCGGTGAACATGCTTTGGACATTCGTCATTGGTCAATTGTTCCTGTCGATGCTTTGCCACATGAAGTTTGGTCTCTTCTATTTCTTTGCAGGGTTTGTGGCGCTTATGACCATTTTCATTTACTGGTTCTTGCCTGAGACCAAGAATGTACCAATCGAGGAAATGAACAGAGTGTGGAAGGCACATTGGTTTTGGGGGAAGTTCATTCCAGAAGATGCAGTGATTGGTCCTCATGTTAGTATGGAACCCTTTGGCAAAGGTGTCTGA
- the LOC103485817 gene encoding dynamin-related protein 4C-like isoform X2: MAQYSNGSSSVHQGESSCLSHSVSVPPLIISYNDRIRPLLDAVDKLRHLMIMREGIQLPTIVVVGDQSSGKSSVLESLAGISLPRGQGICTRVPLIMRLQNHPDPEPELVLEYNGKKIHTDESFIAEDICTATEEIAGSGKGISKAPLTLIVKKNGVPDLTMVDLPGITRVPVKDQPEDIYDQIKDIIMEHIKPEESIILNVLSATVDFPTCESIRMSQSVDKTGMRTLAVVTKSDKAPEGLHEKVTTDDVSIGLGYVCVRNRIGNETYEEARVAEAKLFSTHPLLSKIDKSVVGIPVLAQKLVQIQAGSIARCMPEVIKQINEKLATNIAELNKMPKKLSTVAEAMTTFMQIIGQAKESLRKILLRGEYDEFPNDEKMHSTARMVEMINQFSNELHKCIGTDDTANFLIEEIKVLEESRGIGLPNFLPRAAFLSILQRKVNLISNLPVEFVMKVWDYIQVIVLAVLMHHSEHYPQLQQPIRRAGKSVVERMKDRSISWITEVVEMEKLTDYTCDAAYTTEWNKLMTQQQTFLNQVLVSDYRPATVFLEGFGKIEVGNLWEHPDVLQQAFDLKMRMTAYWKIVLRRMVDSTALYLQYGVQNLVNKEIEKETIGELMSPSGGGIERLLEESPSLSVKREKLKKSIKLLKESKDIVGSIVDSVSVSYSDQ; the protein is encoded by the exons ATGGCACAGTACAGTAATGGTAGCTCATCTGTTCATCAAGGAGAATCAAGCTGCCTCAGCCATTCAGTATCGGTTCCACCCCTGATCATCTCCTACAATGATCGCATTCGTCCTCTCCTTGATGCTGTTGACAAGCTTCGTCACCTCATGATCATGAGAGAAGGCATCCAACTGCCTACCATAGTTGTTGTTGGTGATCAGTCATCCGGTAAGTCAAGTGTCCTCGAGTCGTTGGCTGGGATCAGCCTACCTCGAGGTCAGGGCATCTGCACCAGGGTCCCTCTGATAATGAGGCTCCAAAACCATCCTGATCCCGAACCCGAGCTTGTTTTGGAGTACAATGGGAAAAAGATCCACACCGACGAATCCTTCATTGCTGAAGACATCTGTACAGCTACAGAGGAGATTGCTGGCAGTGGCAAAGGAATATCGAAAGCGCCATTGACTTTGATTGTGAAGAAAAATGGTGTTCCTGATCTTACAATGGTTGATCTCCCTGGAATTACAAGAGTGCCTGTTAAAGATCAGCCTGAAGACATTTATGACCAAATAAAAGATATAATCATGGAACATATCAAGCCAGAAGAGAGCATCATCTTGAATGTCTTGTCTGCGACGGTTGATTTTCCAACTTGTGAATCGATACGGATGTCTCAAAGTGTCGACAAGACGGGAATGAGAACGTTGGCAGTTGTGACTAAGTCTGACAAGGCACCAGAAGGCCTACACGAGAAGGTCACCACGGATGATGTCAGTATCGGCCTTGGTTATGTTTGCGTTAGGAACCGAATTGGCAATGAGACATATGAGGAAGCTCGGGTTGCAGAAGCCAAATTGTTTTCAACTCATCCTCTTCTCTCCAAAATTGACAAATCTGTTGTGGGCATTCCAGTCTTGGCTCAGAAGTTGGTGCAAATTCAAGCAG GTAGCATAGCAAGATGCATGCCGGAAGTGATCAAGCAAATTAATGAGAAGTTAGCTACAAATATTGCTGAGCTCAACAAGATGCCGAAGAAACTATCGACAGTTGCTGAGGCAATGACAACATTTATGCAGATCATTGGACAAGCGAAAGAGTCCCTTCGAAAAATTCTCCTTCGGGGAGAGTATGATGAGTTTCCCAATGATGAAAAGATGCATTCGACAGCCAGGATGGTTGAAATGATCAATCAGTTCTCTAATGAGCTTCACAAGTGCATCGGAACTGACGACACTGCCAACTTTCTAATAGAAGAGATCAAAGTCTTGGAGGAATCCAGAGGCATTGGACTTCCCAATTTTCTCCCCCGAGCCGCCTTCCTCTCGATTCTGCAGAGGAAAGTGAACTTAATATCAAATTTACCTGTTGAGTTTGTGATGAAAGTTTGGGATTACATTCAGGTCATTGTCCTTGCCGTGTTGATGCACCATTCTGAACACTATCCACAGCTCCAGCAGCCCATCAGACGAGCAGGGAAAAGTGTCGTCGAAAGGATGAAAGATCGATCGATCAGTTGGATAACAGAGGTTGTAGAAATGGAGAAGCTCACCGACTACACCTGTGATGCAGCATACACAACAGAATGGAACAAGCTCATGACCCAGCAACAGACATTCTTAAATCAGGTGCTGGTAAGTGATTACCGCCCAGCTACTGTGTTCCTCGAGGGGTTTGGAAAAATCGAAGTTGGGAATTTGTGGGAGCATCCAGACGTTCTTCAGCAGGCTTTTGATCTGAAGATGAGGATGACAGCATACTGGAAGATTGTATTGAGGAGAATGGTGGACAGCACGGCACTGTACTTGCAGTACGGTGTGCAGAATCTGGTGAACAAGGAGATCGAGAAGGAGACAATCGGGGAGCTGATGAGTCCGTCTGGGGGCGGGATCGAGAGGTTGTTGGAGGAGTCACCATCGTTGTCAGTGAAAAGGGAGAAGCTGAAGAAGAGTATCAAGTTACTAAAGGAATCCAAGGACATTGTTGGGAGCATTGTGGATTCTGTTTCTGTCTCTTACAGTGATCAGTGA
- the LOC103485818 gene encoding mitotic-spindle organizing protein 1A-like → MDQEAARTARESLDLAFHMSNVLDSGIDRHTLSVLIALCDMGVNPEALAAVVKELRREPPSSETNVSSNKS, encoded by the coding sequence ATGGATCAAGAGGCTGCACGAACTGCTCGGGAATCGCTAGATCTCGCATTTCATATGTCTAATGTACTTGATTCCGGGATCGATCGCCACACTCTCTCTGTCCTCATTGCTCTCTGTGACATGGGTGTGAACCCTGAAGCTCTGGCTGCTGTTGTCAAGGAACTACGGCGGGAGCCACCCTCATCAGAGACCAACGTATCCAGTAACAAGTCATAA